A segment of the Longimicrobiaceae bacterium genome:
GACGGCGGGGTGACGTTCATCATCATCACGGCCGGCTGCGGCGGCGAGGAGGCCGAGACCGCCCTCCAGCGCGAGGCCGACTTCTTCTTCCAGAAGCCGATCGACCTGTCGCGCTTCCGCAGCGTACTCCAGGAACCTTCCAGCGGGTGCCGGCAGGGCGCGGCCCCCACACACTGAACAGCCAGGAGCCAGGGATGGCGGACTACGAAGACCTGCCCTACGTGGTGATCGAGCGGCGGGGCGGCGGGACGGGGGCGTTCGTCTGGGGCGCGCTGCTGGGCGCCGGGGTGGCGCTGCTGCTGGCGCCGCGCT
Coding sequences within it:
- a CDS encoding response regulator, with protein sequence GYTVATAESGERGLERLHDFHPDTVVCDFYLPDTDGLQILRRVRGSEDGGVTFIIITAGCGGEEAETALQREADFFFQKPIDLSRFRSVLQEPSSGCRQGAAPTH